The Sulfurimonas sp. genome includes the window TTTCTTCTTTTACCATAAGTAAATCCTCCCTATAATAAAATGCTTATTTTATATTCTACTTTATTTAACTTAATTTATTATTACAGTAATTGAAGCTTTTTCTTGATAAAATACAACTAACTAGATTTCAAACTCACAAGGGAGTACATTTGCCATTATTACAAAAAGTTAGATACGCAGGTTTTTGGATTAGATTTGTTGCATCCTTTTTAGATACTTTATTTTTAGCCTTGCCTATTGGGATTGTTATATACTATCTAAGTGATGGAAATTGGTTTGACTTTTCTATGTACCAGCAAAATATACAAATGGCAATGAGTGGAAATATTCATGCTCTGGACTCTCAACCAAAAATGTCTATAAAATGGGAACTTTTTTTTGAAGTTTGTGTTTTACTTGTTACTCTACTTTTTTGGAAACGATACAAAGGAGCAACCCCTGGCAAAAAATTTGTTCATATTAA containing:
- a CDS encoding RDD family protein; its protein translation is MPLLQKVRYAGFWIRFVASFLDTLFLALPIGIVIYYLSDGNWFDFSMYQQNIQMAMSGNIHALDSQPKMSIKWELFFEVCVLLVTLLFWKRYKGATPGKKFVHIKIVDAKTFEDINNTQAITRSFGYIVSTLALLIGFFMVAFRSDKRALHDLLASTVVIYDEESNS